The genomic segment TATTGTGTTGATCATAAACAGCGTCAGCACCTTGTCTGCCTTCACCCAGTCATCCGTCGGTTGCACATCCAGCGCAACACCTTTCAGACTGAACCCCATCCGCCCGCGAGCAACCATTTCGAACAGCGGTTGCAACGCAAAACTCTCTATATGCAGGCTCAACACTCCCTGCCGCAACTGAATCCAGTCGGTCAGAAGACTGTTATATTCGTTAATCTCCTCCGTCAGTTCCACCACATAGTTGAAACGCTCCTCACGGCTCACAGACCCTTCGCCACCTGCCGACAAGCGTCCCACCTCGTTCAGGATGCGGTCTATAAACGGCGTGACGCTGTTCACCAAAGACACCTTCGCACGCTGCTCCACACTCTGGCGCTTGCCATTGCGGATATGCAACCGACGGCGTTCCTTTTCCTCACAAATATCTTCATAACGCTCCTTCAATTCACCCACACGGCGGTCATTCTCAACCTTCCAACGTTCCAAAGGCTGCAGCAAGTCGTCTATCCTGCGCCCCCCGTCCCGACGACGGCGCAGACGACTGAAGACAAACAACAGCAGCAACACCAACACAATCAACACAACCACCGCAACAATCATCGCCGTCAGCTGTGAAGACGAACGGCGCAAATGGTCCACACGTGACTCCAGATAGCGGTCCTGACGCGTACGCTCCTGCAAATCAAGGTAAATATTCCGGTTGAAATCACTCCTACCCTTATCGCCCAAAGCCGAATATACCACACTCATCTGCTCACGGATAGAAGAAACCAAATCAGGGGCTTGCTCAATGCGCACATCAACCGACAGAGCCGAATCCAAGCACTCCAACGACGAAGCATAGGCTCCCAACTCCCAATAGCAACCAGCCAACGTACGCCAAGCACCGGCACGCTGATAGACATCACCATAAGTCTCAAACAAATGCAACGAACGCTCAGCCAGATTTCCAGCCAACAACGAATCAGCCACACCAGCCTCATTCAGATACATCACCGCAGGACCATTGTCAGCCAATAAGCGCTCCCGATAACCCTTCGTCTGCAACAACTCACTCAAAGCCTGCAGCGAATTCGCAACCCAAAACACATAGTCATATTCCGACGCCAGCTGATAGCAACGCAGCAAATACTCAAACTCTTCCTGGTTCACCTCCCACTGGCTGCCACCTGCCACGATGCCACCCGAACCGACATTATACAAATAAGACAGATACTGGGCTGTGTCGGCACGCAACTCGCCATCAACGTCCAGACCAGTAAGAGCAGCACGCGCCTGGTCACCCAAACCCATGTAATAATAATAAGTGGAACGCACGATGTCATACTCCGAACGAGCATACAACAAACGACCACGCTCACGGGCAGACAAGCCGTCTAACTCCTCATCAATGCGAACCATACGGCGCTCGGCACGCTCACGATAGTCATAAAAATCCTTGTTCCGGGACTCACGCTGACAAAGACGCATACGCAGGACATCACCGACCAAGAGCTCCACCTGATTGTCGGTCAGCACATCCAGCGAATCCAGCTGACGCCACGCCAAATCATAATCCATGCGGACGATACTTACAAAAGCCAAATGAGTATAGGCCTCAGCACGGGAACGGTCTGACAAGCCAGGCAGACGCAACACCTCACGGGCACAAGCCTCCACCCTGCCCACATCACGGTAATGCCAATAATAAGCTGCATCATTCAAACGGTCACCACCATCCGCATCTGAAGAAGAAGAGCAACAGCACAACAAAACGACAGAAGCCAACAAACACATTAACTTCCGGACGAAAAAAACATCTGTCTGCCCTATCAACATCTTCCTCATTTTGTCACAAAGATACCAATATTTTCTGATTAAGGAAAAAAAAACGAAAATTTTCACTGATTACAACTTTTTTTGTACCTTTGCATGAGACATTATATAATAAGGAATGGCGCAGCAAATCAGAATCAAGGACATCGCACAAAAAGCAGGTGTATCGGTCGGAACCGTTGACAGGGTGTTACACAACCGCCCTAACGTTTCAAAAAAGGCACTCGAGAAAGTAAAAAAAGTGCTCGAGGAAATGGACTATCAGCCCAATATGTATGCCAGCGCACTGGCACACAACCGCTCATACACCTTCTACCTCATCATGCCCAAACATGCCTCAGAGGCATATTGGCAGGAAATAGAAGAAGGAGCATTCAAAGCACGCAACGCAAGAAGAGACTTCCAAATCGAAGTGAAAATCATCTATTACACAAGGCTGGAAGAAGACACATTTATCAAGGCTTACAACAATTGCCTGAACAACAATCCCGACGGCGTAATCATCGTACCGGCAGCACTCGACGTCACGCAACAATTCACCAACCGGCTACACGAAAAAAACATACCGTTCATACTCCTCGACTCATACATGCCGGAGCTGAAACCCCTCTCCTTTTACGGACAAGACTCGCTGTCAAGCGGATTCTTCGCTGCAAAAATGCTCATGTTGCTCGCAGCGAAAGAACAGGAAATCATGCTCATGAAGATGACCAAAGACGGAAAAGTGGCGAGCCGGCAACAAGACAGCCGGGAAGCAGGATTCCTGCACTACATGAGAGACCATCATCCGAATGTCACCATACGCGAATTATGCCTGCCGCTCGACGGCGACAAGGCGACGTATGAAGAAATGCTTGAAAAGTTTTTCACCAAGAACAAAAAGATACACCATGCCATCACCTTCTGCTCGAAAGCCCACATCGTAGGAGAATTCCTGCTGCGGACAAACCGTCGGAACGTACAAATCATGGGATACGACATGGTACAGAAGAATGCGGAATGCCTCCGGAAAGGCAGCATCTCATTCCTCATCGCACAACACGCCTACATGCAGGGATATTACTGTGTAGAGACGCTCTTCCAAGCCATCGTACTCAAAAAAGGTGTGCCGCCCGTCAACTACATGCCCATCGAAATCCTCAACAAGGAAAACGTTGACTTCTATCAAAGAACCATTCTCTAAACACCCATACGACAATGGACATCATCACACGAAACTTTTTCCACATCCTGCAGCAAGGGGCATTCCACGAAAAGAACCAGACCGAGCCAATGTCGCCATTCAAATGGAAAAGGCTCATCCAAATGGCACAAGACCAAGGTGTCACAGCCTATTTCACACACGTCACCGGCAACAACCATCAACAGCCCGATGACGACGAAGCGACAGACGAACAGCTCACCGATGTCACAAATCTTAGCAACAGATATCTCAACCACCAACTCATCAAGATACTCGAAACAGAAAAAAACGACGAAGACGCACAACCCGAGACACAACAACTACTTGCCATCATCATCTACAACGTCAAAAAGATGCTCAACAGCAAGCTGTCGCTCAAGGGAATCATCGAACTCGGAAAATTCCTCAGGACAAAAGGGCATAAAGTGGATTTCGTCAAAATCGAAAAGTGGCTCAACAAACTGCACCTAAAAAGAATAGCACAACTGCAAGGGTCCATCCTCATCACCGATTTCAACTTTCAGGAAGAAGAAATCCCCTTCGTCGAAAAAATAGAAAAAGACGCACACAAACTGCTTCTCAAAACCATCGCACACACACAGAACGACGCGGCGGAAGAATGGCATTTCAGGCAGAGGGAAAACGGCTTTGTACGCAACAACTCGCGACTGATGAGAAGAAACATCAGAAGAAACGCCAGATACCTGAAATACGCAGCCATTGAATCGACAAGCACGTTTGTAGCTAACTTCCTTAAAAGCCTCTCCGAAATTGAGGAATAAAGCGTAAAATGATTACGTGATACAGGTTTTAATACACTTATCATATAAAGATGTTATAAACTTTGCGAGTTTGTCAACTTGTCTGACGGCTCGCTTCATACGGATGTTAATTATAAGTTACTTTCGCTCGACAAAAAATAAAAACGAGTTTTATTTTGTATTTTTCGCTGTCACTCAACAACTCGTGTCCTCACTTATTCGTAACTTTAAATAAGTTACTTTCGCTCGACAATAAAAATTAAAACGAGTTTTATTTTGTATTGTCCTCACTTATTCGTAACTTTAAATAAGTTACTTTCGCTCGACAATAAAAATTAAAACGAGTTTTATTTTGTATTGTCCTCACTTATTCGTAACTTTGCATGATAAACAATCAAAGAAGTTCCATGAAAAGATTAATCATATTCCTCCTATCTATCGTTACGCTCAACAGCATCGCAGCGCAAGACTACATCATGTGCGAGGATACATGCACACATATACACGGTCTTGATATGAGCCACTACCAAGGCGATGTATTCTGGGAGACGGTAGGAGCCAACAGCAAAATGATGTACGTATATCTCAAGGCAACCGAAGGAAAAGAACGCATCGACGAGAAATACAAGCGCAACATTGAGCTCGCACACCACTATGGGCTGAAAGTCGGGTCCTATCATTTCTACCGGGCACTCGTACCGCAACGGCAACAACTGCACAACTTCATGTCGCAATGCAGACCGGGAGACCAAGACCTCATACCGATGATTGATGTCGAAACCAAACCTAAAAGCATGACCGACGATGCATTCAGAGACTCTCTACAGATATTCATCCACCTCGTAGAGGAAGCATACAGGCAAAAGCCGCTCATCTACACATACACCAACTTCTACAACAAATACCTCGTCGGGCAAATAGACAAATACCCGCTCATGATTGCGCAATACTCACAGAACGAACCCAGGCTCGCAGATGACCGGGACATCGTCATGTGGCAATACACCGGAAAAGGACGCATCAACGGGGTAAACACATACGTTGACAAAAGCCGATTCCTCGGAAAACACGGCATGAGAGAAATTAGATTCAGACACCATTAAACACTAAACTGAAATAGAAAGACCATGATAATCAACTGCCCCGAATGCGGTCATCAGACCAGTGACAAAGCCCCCACATGTCCTAACTGTGGAGTTGAGATTGCAGGAAAAATAAAAATCTGCACAAACTGCCGTCAGGCATACTTCACAAGCGACAAAGAATGCCCGCAGTGCAACCCCAAAAGAAAAAAACAAAACACCACGAACAGGAAGCCGTGGCACTCTGCCGTCATGATTGCAGCCGTATTTGCAGCACTCATCATAGCAACAACCCTATACTTCAACAAAGAAAAGACACGCTCAAAAGAAAACAACGCATACGAACTGGCTGTCAGAAGCGACGACCCGCGGCTCATGGAAAACTTCCTCAACAACTTCCCTAACGCCACACCCGAACACATTGCAGCCATACAGAAAAAACTGCAACTCGTCAACAGCATACAAGATGAATGGTCCAAAGCACGCCAATCCAAATCGAAAAGCGACTTGCAGAACTTCCTTACAAAATACCCCAACACCACACACAAAGCAGAGATACAAAACCTCATCGACTCCATTGACTGGGCTGAGACCGAGAAGTCAAACACCATCGATGCCTACCAGCAATACCTCGAAGAGCACCCATACAGCAACCACGCTCCCATAGCACGGGAAAACATCAAGAAAATCAACACACAAACCGTACAGCCCGAAGAACGGACTGCCATCGACAACCTACTCACTAACTTCTTCCGAAGCATCAACAGCCGAAGCGAAGAAGCACTCACGGCTACACTCAGCCCCAACATGACATCATTCAACAACATCGCAGCACCCACACAGGAAGACGTGCTGCAATGGATGAGAAGACAATATAAAGAAGAAGGAACACACATCCTCTGGAGACTCAACCACCAACTCAACATCCAAAAAAGAGAAATCGGAGACAACGCCTACGAATACACCGTCAAACTCAACGGAACTGAAGAAATCAAAAACAACCTGCAGAACAGCACCAACAACTACAACATCACAGCTATCGTCTCACCAGACCATAAAATATCATCCATCAATATCAACAAAATCACCGACGAAAACCCATGAAAACCTCAGAACAAACCATCCAGCAAATCCAAAGAGCCATCAGAAAAATCTGCCAGAAATTCCCGGCAGACAGTCAGAACACACCCATCACCGACATCCACATCAGAGTCTATCAGGAAACGGGTGAACTGCTCGCATTCGATGACGATGACAACGAAATCACACGATGCGTCATCGAGCAATGGATAGAAAACAAAGATGACAACTTCTATCAAGACGTTGCCGAAATCCTGCGAAAACAACTGCAAGAACAACAGGAAACTATCGACCAACTCAACATCTCAAAACCATTCAGTCTCGTACTCGAAGACGACGAGAAAGAAAACCTCGCCGAACTCTACATCGCCGACGATGACACCGTTATCATCGGAAAAGACCTCATGGAGGGACTCGAAAAAGACCTTGACAGTTTCCTCGAACAAATTCTCAAGGAATAAGAGAGCACACGCTCTCCGCAACAGACTGTAAGCGTTTACATTCCTGATTCATTCACATATCAGTATTGAATACCGGCAAAAGCCACTATACTGCGGTGGTATAGTGGCTTTTTCGTCTCCGTTTCAAATATTTTCCTTGGGAAACTTGTTTGTTTGGAAATAAATGTTTACCTTTGCAACGTTTTCCATAGGAAAGTAAAACAGACAACAAATAAGTAATCAATAAAACACGAAAGAAAATGAAACATCTAATCATTGGAGGCGTGGCTGGCGGCGCAACAGCTGCGGCACGCATCAGAAGAGCTGACGAGACGGCAGAGATCATCATGTTGGAAAAAGGCAAATACATCTCATACGCCAACTGCGGACTACCTTATTATATAGGTGGGACTATCAGCGACCGTGAGAAACTGTTCGTACAGACCCCCGAAGCTTTTGGAAGAAGGTTCATGGTCGATGTGCGCACAGAGAACGAAGCAATCGCCATCAATACGGAACAAAAGGTTGTGACCGTGAAGAAAGCCGACGGAACCACCTACGAGGAACACTACGACCGGCTGCTGCTCTCACCTGGTTCGTCGCCTGTGCGCCCGCCCCTGCCGGGCATCGACCTCGAAGGCATATTCACCCTGCGCAACGTGGATGACACCGACCGCATCAAGACTTAC from the Prevotella sp. Rep29 genome contains:
- a CDS encoding DUF5112 domain-containing protein, translated to MRKMLIGQTDVFFVRKLMCLLASVVLLCCCSSSSDADGGDRLNDAAYYWHYRDVGRVEACAREVLRLPGLSDRSRAEAYTHLAFVSIVRMDYDLAWRQLDSLDVLTDNQVELLVGDVLRMRLCQRESRNKDFYDYRERAERRMVRIDEELDGLSARERGRLLYARSEYDIVRSTYYYYMGLGDQARAALTGLDVDGELRADTAQYLSYLYNVGSGGIVAGGSQWEVNQEEFEYLLRCYQLASEYDYVFWVANSLQALSELLQTKGYRERLLADNGPAVMYLNEAGVADSLLAGNLAERSLHLFETYGDVYQRAGAWRTLAGCYWELGAYASSLECLDSALSVDVRIEQAPDLVSSIREQMSVVYSALGDKGRSDFNRNIYLDLQERTRQDRYLESRVDHLRRSSSQLTAMIVAVVVLIVLVLLLLFVFSRLRRRRDGGRRIDDLLQPLERWKVENDRRVGELKERYEDICEEKERRRLHIRNGKRQSVEQRAKVSLVNSVTPFIDRILNEVGRLSAGGEGSVSREERFNYVVELTEEINEYNSLLTDWIQLRQGVLSLHIESFALQPLFEMVARGRMGFSLKGVALDVQPTDDWVKADKVLTLFMINTIADNARKFTSSGGRVTIGSRSTEEYVEVSIEDTGKGMSAEQLENLFKLNVEIHDSGDESHGFGLLNCRGIIEKYRKMSSLFSVCTIGAESREGEGSRFFFRLPKGVRRMWLTVVWLLGGLLGALPAAAQDGPSRYEVVTPANKYADKAYYANIRGEYAKTLLYADSARMCLNDEYRKLKPHGTDTLKALGSEAGIPPEISWFREGLNIDYTIITDIRNESAVAALALHEWDVYRYNNRIYTQLYKELSADNTLDSYVRIMQQSETNKNVAIVILVLLLLSIFPAYYVLYYRHEVHFRYCVERIGRINDILLSGTSDEEKLREIGQISTDRFPSSLKNVVEQIMTTLRQNVEASDALRGDIELAGDELHRYQLEDEKLYVSNSVLDNCLSTLKHETMYYPSRIHQLVDDEARNLQSISETASYYKELYSLLSMQAMRQVESVKPVCKAVSLESVFGKAYDVLSHDSSLRLLGDADMLSYLFEILQKQSGEKRLSARLAEKRGRYVEVRVRIARLSLTDEECLALFTPRSMAHIPYLLCRQIVRDTGESTNGRGCGITAERHPDGGTDIVVTLVKA
- a CDS encoding LacI family DNA-binding transcriptional regulator → MAQQIRIKDIAQKAGVSVGTVDRVLHNRPNVSKKALEKVKKVLEEMDYQPNMYASALAHNRSYTFYLIMPKHASEAYWQEIEEGAFKARNARRDFQIEVKIIYYTRLEEDTFIKAYNNCLNNNPDGVIIVPAALDVTQQFTNRLHEKNIPFILLDSYMPELKPLSFYGQDSLSSGFFAAKMLMLLAAKEQEIMLMKMTKDGKVASRQQDSREAGFLHYMRDHHPNVTIRELCLPLDGDKATYEEMLEKFFTKNKKIHHAITFCSKAHIVGEFLLRTNRRNVQIMGYDMVQKNAECLRKGSISFLIAQHAYMQGYYCVETLFQAIVLKKGVPPVNYMPIEILNKENVDFYQRTIL
- a CDS encoding glycoside hydrolase family 25 protein — protein: MKRLIIFLLSIVTLNSIAAQDYIMCEDTCTHIHGLDMSHYQGDVFWETVGANSKMMYVYLKATEGKERIDEKYKRNIELAHHYGLKVGSYHFYRALVPQRQQLHNFMSQCRPGDQDLIPMIDVETKPKSMTDDAFRDSLQIFIHLVEEAYRQKPLIYTYTNFYNKYLVGQIDKYPLMIAQYSQNEPRLADDRDIVMWQYTGKGRINGVNTYVDKSRFLGKHGMREIRFRHH
- a CDS encoding zinc ribbon domain-containing protein, whose amino-acid sequence is MIINCPECGHQTSDKAPTCPNCGVEIAGKIKICTNCRQAYFTSDKECPQCNPKRKKQNTTNRKPWHSAVMIAAVFAALIIATTLYFNKEKTRSKENNAYELAVRSDDPRLMENFLNNFPNATPEHIAAIQKKLQLVNSIQDEWSKARQSKSKSDLQNFLTKYPNTTHKAEIQNLIDSIDWAETEKSNTIDAYQQYLEEHPYSNHAPIARENIKKINTQTVQPEERTAIDNLLTNFFRSINSRSEEALTATLSPNMTSFNNIAAPTQEDVLQWMRRQYKEEGTHILWRLNHQLNIQKREIGDNAYEYTVKLNGTEEIKNNLQNSTNNYNITAIVSPDHKISSININKITDENP